TGAGACCTCCGGGGGGATGGCCGCAAACAGGTGGCGCGCGGCTCCAATCGGGCCGGAGCGGGGCAATAAATCGTCGGCATCACGGGACATAGGAAAAAACCATCCTTTGGATGAAGGCGTAGCCGGCATCGTCGGCAGCGGCCAGGGGGACCACGTCGGTCTTGGCGGCCAGGGCTGCGACCTGCTCGCGGCTGGCCGGATCGGTGAGAAAAAGTGCGGCCCCTTCCAGGGCAAGATTGCCGGCAACATGGGTTCTGCCGGCCAGACCCGGCGGGAAAAAACCAAGGGTTTCCAGATCGCCCGGGGAGACGGCCGTGCCGAACGCCCCGGCCAGATGGACTGCGGCGAGGTGGGCCGTTGTCAGTCCGCCGGCGGCAAGCAGGGTCGAAAAGGCCAGATTACAGGCGGCCTTGACCTTGAGCAGTTCCTCGACATCCGAAGCTGGCAGCAGGCACCCGGCGGTCTCGAAAACCGGTTCACCGTACTGACTGCCGATCCCGGCCGCCAGCCGCCGGCCAAGCGGGGTCGCGGCCGGGGTTGTAGCGAATCGGCCGTCCACGTCAAGGACTCCCTGCTCCCGCAACCGGGCGGCCAGGGACAGATAGCCCGGCCCGGCAATACCTCTGGGTGCGGCCGGGACCGGTCCATCGTCGAAGAAAACCGGGACGAGCCCCCCGGGAGTGAGGTCAAAGGCCACCACCACCCCCGGTCCGGCCATGGCCCCCTGGGACAGCCCCACGCCCTCCAGGGCCGGGCCAAGCGGGGCGCTGGCGGCCAGGAAACGGTCCGGCCCCAGGGCCAGGACCATTTCGGCGTTGGTGCCGAGATCAACGAGCATGAACGGATAGGCCGGGTCCTGGCGGGTCAGTACGGCCAGTCCGGCGGCAATGTCGGCCCCGACAAACGGGCCGAAAAGCGGCGGCACATAGGCCGGTGGCAGACCGCCGCCCAGATCGACGGTCTCCCCGGCCCGCCAGGCCAGGCCATAGGGCGCGCGGGCCAGACCGGTCAGGGGCTTGTCACATAAAATCGACACCATGGCCGGGTTGCCGGCCACACACAAAGCGGCCAGCTGCGGTCCGGCCAGGGCGGCAAGACGGAACAGTTCGTCAATGATAAGCCGGCGCAGATAGGCCCCGCCGCCCGGCTCCAGGGCAAAGGCCAGACGGGAGATCACCTCTGTCCCGGCCCCGAGTTGGGGGTTGACTCCGCGCCCCTCGGCCGCAAC
This genomic window from Desulfovibrio sp. TomC contains:
- a CDS encoding ASKHA domain-containing protein, with amino-acid sequence MPAVSGDTLARALFRAGFFVGVPLCAGLGRCGRCRVRFLRDAPLPLPAEYRRLSDEAVTAGWRLACLHPARGGEALALADIGPAPAYDRQVVSRAVAVAGPVGLAVDCGTTGLAWRVVSLTDGMVAAEGRGVNPQLGAGTEVISRLAFALEPGGGAYLRRLIIDELFRLAALAGPQLAALCVAGNPAMVSILCDKPLTGLARAPYGLAWRAGETVDLGGGLPPAYVPPLFGPFVGADIAAGLAVLTRQDPAYPFMLVDLGTNAEMVLALGPDRFLAASAPLGPALEGVGLSQGAMAGPGVVVAFDLTPGGLVPVFFDDGPVPAAPRGIAGPGYLSLAARLREQGVLDVDGRFATTPAATPLGRRLAAGIGSQYGEPVFETAGCLLPASDVEELLKVKAACNLAFSTLLAAGGLTTAHLAAVHLAGAFGTAVSPGDLETLGFFPPGLAGRTHVAGNLALEGAALFLTDPASREQVAALAAKTDVVPLAAADDAGYAFIQRMVFSYVP